Proteins encoded by one window of Dendropsophus ebraccatus isolate aDenEbr1 chromosome 4, aDenEbr1.pat, whole genome shotgun sequence:
- the TMEM223 gene encoding transmembrane protein 223 — translation MVVLWLLRDVRFFRKPLSFRITRFFQADPVPRDVVLFQHSRPRFFRLLGIFCVAQAGFWAYLAHFGYTSLRDIRQSDPGEERENKGRNMGSPLWRTTFTLSCLSVGSLIMAAGLLFSRRSVSAVTLHVGGDQVTIFTAGVFGLGSSFTIPLRHVSCMAHRSEVPAFIPLKVKGRPLYYLLDKQGQVSNAKLFDLTVGAYRTL, via the exons ATGGTGGTTCTGTGGTTGCTAAGAGACGTTCGGTTCTTCAGGAAACCTCTATCTTTTAGGATCACTCGTTTTTTCCAAGCAGATCCGGTGCCCCGAGACGTAGTACTGTTCCAGCACAGCAGACCGCGCTTCTTCCGCCTGCTCGGCATATTTTGTGTGGCGCAGGCCGGCTTCTGGGCATACCTGGCTCACTTTGGTTACACATCATTGCGGGATATAAGACAGAGCGACCCCGGGGAAGAAAGGGAAAACAAGGGAAGGAACATGGGCTCCCCCTTGTGGAGGACGACGTTCACGCTCAGCTGCCTGTCAGTCG GCTCCCTTATAATGGCTGCAGGTTTGCTGTTCTCCCGTCGATCTGTCAGTGCTGTTACTCTGCACGTAGGAGGGGACCAAGTGACTATTTTCACAGCAGGAGTCTTTGGCCTTGGTTCATCCTTCACCATCCCTTTGAGGCACGTTTCTTGCATGGCTCACCGTTCAGAGGTTCCAGCTTTTATACCCTTGAAGGTTAAAGGTCGACCTCTCTACTATTTGCTAGACAAGCAAGGACAAGTTTCTAATGCCAAGCTGTTTGATCTCACAGTAGGAGCATACCGTACTCTTTGA